From Halobacterium sp. R2-5, the proteins below share one genomic window:
- a CDS encoding ribonuclease P protein component 4, giving the protein MQLAAERIERLHALAQNAAREGDDDRAREYVRLARRLAERNRLTLPRAFRRFTCDACDAYLIPGRNARVRTRDGHVVVTCDCGSHARYPYE; this is encoded by the coding sequence ATGCAACTCGCGGCGGAACGAATCGAGCGACTTCACGCTCTCGCGCAGAACGCTGCCCGCGAGGGCGACGACGACCGCGCCCGCGAGTACGTCCGCCTCGCCCGTCGGCTCGCCGAACGCAACCGCCTCACGCTCCCCCGGGCGTTCCGGCGGTTCACCTGCGACGCCTGCGACGCCTACCTGATTCCCGGCCGGAACGCCCGCGTCCGCACGCGGGACGGCCACGTCGTCGTCACCTGCGACTGCGGCAGCCACGCCCGGTACCCCTACGAGTAG